In one window of Poriferisphaera corsica DNA:
- a CDS encoding helix-turn-helix domain-containing protein, with protein MPSDKHSHGITFHQALILAVIEKYQPLTSSEIAQYYQKHVKIEVAYNYQYIVTRRLADRGLIRAKKTKKEPVFKWEITAQGKKLLKEMKRLSGILAKL; from the coding sequence ATGCCTAGCGACAAACACTCACACGGAATCACTTTTCATCAGGCTCTGATATTGGCTGTCATTGAAAAATACCAGCCATTGACCTCTTCCGAGATTGCACAGTACTACCAGAAGCACGTTAAGATCGAAGTCGCCTATAACTATCAGTACATCGTGACTCGTCGTCTTGCCGATCGTGGTCTGATCCGTGCGAAAAAGACGAAAAAAGAACCCGTTTTCAAATGGGAAATTACAGCTCAAGGTAAGAAGCTCCTCAAAGAGATGAAGCGTCTTTCAGGAATTCTCGCAAAGCTCTAG
- a CDS encoding rhomboid family intramembrane serine protease, whose amino-acid sequence MLFFPVKTDRPLKRKPWINYALITLNIVIYLVTYQQILGAQAALSPENYARFAAAASQQGLTIQQLISQYFPVTDYYLRPGDLHFYQFFSYQFLHAGVWHLFGNLIFLYVFGNNVEDRLGHLGYLFFYLAAGIVAALGHAAFKDSPCLGASGAIAGVTGAYLALFPLSNITIFYWVIFVVDYFEVTGIVLILFRVAQDILFNFFGSGNVAYIAHISGYIFGFGLCMALLLIRLFPREPYDLLALIERRRRRSQFKRMVAVEGSPWQSNISTISAESDVPHTFSPEEQQLVDLRAQITAAVAQQNMAHAAKLYEQLLATSPDQVLSMQHQLDVANQLMADARYDSAAQAYEIFLKTYAAYPQKNHVRLILGLIYGRYLSHHNRAKMLLNEAMESLDGAEKELAENVLKEIS is encoded by the coding sequence ATGCTGTTTTTTCCCGTCAAAACGGACCGCCCGCTCAAACGCAAGCCATGGATTAACTATGCACTTATCACGTTAAATATCGTGATATATTTAGTTACCTATCAGCAGATTCTTGGGGCACAAGCTGCCCTAAGTCCAGAAAATTACGCTAGATTCGCAGCCGCAGCGAGCCAGCAAGGTCTCACGATTCAACAGCTTATTTCGCAATATTTCCCTGTCACCGATTACTATCTGCGTCCAGGGGATCTACATTTCTACCAGTTCTTTTCCTACCAGTTTTTGCATGCAGGTGTTTGGCACCTATTCGGCAACCTAATCTTCCTATATGTATTTGGGAACAACGTTGAAGATCGTTTAGGCCATTTAGGATATCTCTTCTTCTATTTAGCCGCAGGCATTGTTGCCGCATTAGGGCATGCCGCGTTTAAAGATTCCCCTTGTCTTGGTGCTTCAGGAGCTATTGCGGGTGTAACAGGTGCTTACCTCGCACTTTTCCCACTGTCTAATATTACGATTTTTTACTGGGTTATATTTGTCGTTGATTATTTCGAAGTCACTGGCATCGTACTCATACTCTTTCGTGTGGCTCAAGATATCCTGTTTAACTTCTTTGGTAGCGGTAACGTTGCTTATATTGCACATATCTCAGGCTACATTTTTGGATTTGGCTTGTGCATGGCATTATTGCTCATACGACTTTTCCCGCGAGAACCTTACGATCTGCTCGCGCTCATCGAGCGACGGCGTAGACGCTCGCAATTTAAACGCATGGTGGCGGTTGAAGGATCACCTTGGCAGTCTAATATCTCAACTATTTCAGCCGAATCCGATGTGCCGCACACGTTTTCACCGGAAGAGCAGCAGTTAGTGGATCTACGGGCACAAATCACAGCTGCAGTCGCGCAACAGAACATGGCTCATGCAGCCAAACTTTATGAGCAGCTCTTGGCAACATCTCCTGATCAAGTCCTCTCAATGCAGCATCAATTAGACGTCGCCAACCAGCTCATGGCCGATGCGCGGTACGACTCTGCAGCACAAGCATACGAAATATTTCTTAAAACTTATGCAGCATACCCGCAAAAGAATCATGTAAGACTTATTCTTGGCTTGATTTACGGACGCTATCTTTCACATCACAATCGGGCAAAGATGCTACTGAATGAAGCGATGGAATCGCTGGATGGTGCTGAAAAAGAACTGGCTGAAAACGTTCTCAAAGAAATTTCATAA